CCACggagggggtttggggctggctgggggagCCCTGGGGAAGGGGGCTGGAGGGTGTCCAGGGCTCTTGGAATCACCAGTACTGTCCTCTCACATCTGTCCCCACATTTCTGTTTGTGGGGTGGGAGCTGTCCAgaagccccccagccccatccatcccagccctgtgggCAGCGGCAGGGGGTCTCCCAAGGTCCCCAAGCTGACAcctccctgctgtgtcccctgCAGTGGGACCTGGTGTGTGCCTCGCGCTGGAAGGTGCCACTGGAGCAGACCACGCACCTGCTGGGCTGGACACTGGGCAGTGTCACTGCCGGCCTGGCCTGTGACAGGTAAAGGGGGTTCCCGGGCAGCCCCCATGGGCAGGTGGCACCGTGCCCAGCCCCTCTCACAGCCCGTCCCTGGCAGGTTCGGCCGCCGTCCCAccttcctgctgtccctggcgCTGGCCGTGCCCGTGGGCCTCGGCGTGGCACTGGCTGTGGACTTCCTCATGGTCCTGGTGGCACGGCTGCTCTTCGGGGCCGCGCTGGCAGGAGCCTTCCTCGCCCTCTACGTGGCACGTGAGTGTGATGGGGGCGGCCATAGGGGTGCGAGGACTGGGGGTGCTCCAGGAtgcactgggagcaggatgCTGCAGGCTATGGGATGTCCCAGGATATAGGATGCTCCAGGGTGTAGGATGGAAGCCCTGCGTGCTTGGCACCCATGGTGGCCCCTTCACtcgctgccagggctggagctgtgtgacCCCCCGCACCGGCTGGGGGTGACAATGGTGGCCGGATTCTTCTGGATCgccggggagctgctgctgccgggactggctctgctgtgccGAGACTGGCGGGTGCTGCAGGGCGCTGTCACCATgatcctggccctgctggctgcctgctggTGGTAAGGACCCCCCGGGCAGGGGGCTGcgtggggctgggctgtgccacgGGGCTGGTGCCAAGCTGTTCCCAGCCCGGCAGACCCTGCCCAGGGCCGCGGCGGGGATCAAAGGCCACCCGGGGCTCTCCAGAGGAGTGGAACCCCCCCACCCTGGGCAAATGTTTGCTCAGGTTTGAAGCTGAGGGTTTCTGGGCAGCGTTGCTTTGAATCCGGGTGGGAAGGTCAGTGCTGGAGGGTGGCCAGGCCCATGGGGAGCCCCGTGACCTGACACTCATGCCCCAGGTGCCCGGCACTGTTGCTGGAGTCACCGCGCTGGCTGCTGGCCACACGGCAACTGGAGAGGGCCAGGAAGACCCTGCAGGCGCTGGCCGAGGACAATTGCCCCCAGGACAGCCTCCTCGCGGGTGCGTGGGGGACTCCGAGGGCGATCGGCCCCATCCCCGAAGCCGTGGTTGTTTGTGTGGGTGGGTGGGGGGTGTGACAGAGCCGGCTCTATCCCGGGTTCCCTTCTCCCGGCAGAGCTGGAGGCCGTGTCCGAGGGGCAGCCCCGGTACCACTCTGTCTGCGAGATCTGCGGCACCAGGGTCATCTGGAAGAACGGCGCCATCCTCGGCTTCGCGGCGTGAGCGGCGGGGGGGTCGGCGGGGTGGGCATGGGGGGGCCCCACTCGCGGCCCCCTGACCCCGCTGTCCCGTAGGTTCATCGGCTCCGGCATCCGCCACTGCTTCACCCGCAACCTGGTCCCGCACCTGCCCCACTTCTTCTCCTCCCACCTGGTGCTTGTGAGCACCGAGGCGGCCGCTTGCCTCTTCGTGTGTCTGACGGCCGAGCGCTTCGGGCGCCGCGccatcctcctgctctgcaccgTCCTCACCGGcatctcctccctgctgctgctggccctcaCCCAGTGTAAGACCCTCGCGGGACCCCCGAGGACGCAGCCCCAGCCAGGGGGAGAAGAGGTGGGTGCAGAATTTGCCCCCTGATGTGCTTCGCCCCCCCCCAGACCTGCTGGAGCTCATTGTCCTGACGCTGTCCGTGGTGGGCACGGCCGCCTCCCACGCTGTCACCATGCTCAGCATCTTCTTTGCCAGCGAGGTTCTGCCCACCGTGGTCAGGTAACGGGGAGCTGCCTCCCTCTTGCGCTACCCCGGAGCGGGAGGCACCGGGCAGGGCCCCCTCTGAGCGTGTTCCTTCCCCAGGGGCGCCGGGCTGGGCCTGGTCGTGGGGGCCAATTTCGTGGGCAAGGCCGCGGCGCCCATCACCGCCATCCCCAACAGCCGCGGCTTCTTCCTGCACCACGTCGTGTTCGCCTCCTTCGCCATCCTGGCCGTGCTCAGCATCATGTTACTGCCCGAGAGCCGGGGCCGCAGCCTGCCCCAGTCCCTGCAGGACGGCGAGAGCCAGCGCCGCCCGCCCCTGTTCCGCCGGCCCCCCCGCGAGGACCACCTGCCCCTGCTGGACCCCCGCGCCATCCCCCACGACTATTCCCGCCTGGCCGCCTCCACCAAGAGGATGCTGCGCTCCCCGGAGCCCCCCCGCGAGATGTagccgtgccccccccccccgctccctggggtctccctgctgctggaggggctgAGCACGGTGTGGGACCCCAGTGCAGGGATGTAATGGGAATAGCAGGACACGCGTGGTGGAGGGGCCGGGGGAGCAGCGCCTCCCCCGCGGTGGGGCCGGAtcctgccccaggagcagcggtgctgggagccctgggGCGGGGGTGACGCCCCCCGGGGGCGCTGCCGGCTCCCAATAAAAGTGCCTTGTTTCTACGGGTCGCTGGTGTGGGGAGGGTCACACGCCCCCGCCACCAACCCCCTGCTCTTTATTATGGGGGTCACCAGGGGTCTCCTCGCCCCCTTctcagctctgtggggctcACCCGGGCGTCCCCCCCAGGtttgctgggctgggctctgtgtgtggCTGTGCACCCCCTGCACGGAGGCCTCTCGTTGCACACGCGTGTGCAAAGCCGCTCCAGCCGGGCGTCCTGTGCGTGTCCATCTGTGAAACCGCTGCAGCTGGACatctcctctgtgtgtgtgtctgtgtgtgtgtgtgtgagctccCTCTGCCCcgtccctgccccagcccctccgTGGGCAGTGGGGtgtccccccctgcccccatccCCGCTAGTGCCCGTAGAGGTCGGCCAGGCGGCGGAAGCGCGGCCCCCACTCGCTCAGGTAGTCGTAGTCCTGGTCCTCGTCCGTCAGGCTGGACACGATGGAGCTGAGCGGGCTGGCGACCGAGCCCGAGCCCTCGTAGTCGTAGATGAGGGCCGTGTCATAGGGGGGCACGCTGGGGTCACTGTCAGCCGCCTCCAGCCCCTGCGGGGACAGGGGGCCACCGTCAGTCCCGCCGGCCATGGGGGACTGCGGGCGAGAGTGCCGGGCTCTGACCCACCTCATTGATGAAGTCCTCGATGTCGGAggggctgctgggcagcttGCGGGGGGCCAGGGGGGtcccggagcggagcggggcgtCCCTGCGCAGGGGGGGCTTGGTCCGGGGGGAGAAGAGCTCGGGGTGCCGGAGCTGGTTGATGTCGTAGGCGTCCTGCGGGGCCGGGACGGGGTTTAGatgtgcagggctgagctgcgGACCCTCGGGACACCCCTGCCAAGGGTCCTGCTCACCTGGTCCTCCTCGCCCCCGCCCTGCTCGTCGTAGTTGAGGATGTTGTCGCGCATGTCGTCCCGCGAGCGCTGCAGCAGCCCCTTGCGCAGGGCCCGGCGGCGGCTGCGCACCCGCGCAGCGCCCAGACCCGCCAGCactgcggggacacggggacacgcgTGTGGGGAGGCACGGGGGGCACGGGGCGATGGCTGGGGTGGGATGAGttgggctggaaggagggaTAGGGATGGAGGTAGGGATTGGGGTGGGATGGGCAATGAGGGAAATGGTTAAGGGGGTCTTGAGAGCGGTCGGAAGGGGTTGCTGGGTGGGGGGGAGGTGTTGAGAGCCATGGGTAGGGGTCGGATGGGATGGCCAGGACCAGGATGGGGTGATGGATGGGGGACAAAGTGACAGAATGTGCTGGTGGCATTCGGGAGGGATCGCCAGgaccagcacagggctggggtgcCAGGGGGGAGATGGAGGTGTGGGGTGAGGCTTGTGGGGGTGTCACTCACCGAGGAGGAGGATGGTGCTGCCCAGGATGATCATGAGGGCCCCGAGGGTAATGCCGGCCCCGGCTGTGGCCGCGGCCAGGACCCCGTCCAGGCAGGTGCCGTCCCGGCCGCAGTGGCACACCGAGAcgttcagcagctgctgctgctcccgcGGGGGGGTCCCCGAGTCCCGGAGCAGCAGCGGAAGCGAGTAGGACCCCTCGGGCAGCTCCGCAAGCACGGCCAGCACGGCGTGGGTCACTGcgggggggcagggggtgagCGGGACCCTCTATGCAGCATCCCCCCACCCCGGCTGACCCTCACCATTAAAGCGGGCGATGCTCCAGTTGCGGgcgagctgggggtgctgggggctgagcTGGAAGTGGAAGGGGGCTCCGTGGGGGGGCCGGTCATCGTCGGTGGCCCCCAGGAGCAGGGTCCCGCCCCGTCCCGGCCGCCCGCAGAGCACCCCGGCCGGCGGCTGCAGCTGCGGCGCGTGGTCGTTCACCTCCACGATCTCGATGGAGAGGGTGCCGGTGGCCGAGAGCGGGGGCTCGGCTGGGGACAGAGCACAGGGGTCAGTGGGGGCAGCGGGAgcgaggggacagcgggggcgGCTGCTCACCGTCATCGCGGGCCAGCACCAGCGCGATGTACCAGCCGCCCTGCAGGAAGGCGGACGGGTGCAGCAGCTCCCGCTTGGTGCGGACGGTGCCGGCGTGAGGGTCCAGCTGCAGCCAGTCCGCGGGGTCGTAGAGCAGCGCGTAGCTGTGGGCGAGGGGGGTGCGTGAGACATCGCCCCAAATTCCTCCCCCAGCGGGTGCCGGGGGCGATGAGAGGGGAGCGGGACTCACGAGAGTGTCTGGATCCGGTGGGTGTCGGGGTCGCTGGCGGTGTAGGTGGTGATGGCG
The Corvus hawaiiensis isolate bCorHaw1 chromosome 12, bCorHaw1.pri.cur, whole genome shotgun sequence DNA segment above includes these coding regions:
- the SLC22A31 gene encoding putative solute carrier family 22 member 31 isoform X1 gives rise to the protein MALGGSRPRGRRAAGGWAPCAALALGWALGWALGAEPPHRCRPDTALLPPPLRRLGGPALLRAAVPRLRGGWSPCQLYRYPPGAPRPNGTGPCTRGWHYALPAAGLRANLVTQWDLVCASRWKVPLEQTTHLLGWTLGSVTAGLACDRFGRRPTFLLSLALAVPVGLGVALAVDFLMVLVARLLFGAALAGAFLALYVARLELCDPPHRLGVTMVAGFFWIAGELLLPGLALLCRDWRVLQGAVTMILALLAACWWCPALLLESPRWLLATRQLERARKTLQALAEDNCPQDSLLAELEAVSEGQPRYHSVCEICGTRVIWKNGAILGFAAFIGSGIRHCFTRNLVPHLPHFFSSHLVLVSTEAAACLFVCLTAERFGRRAILLLCTVLTGISSLLLLALTQYLLELIVLTLSVVGTAASHAVTMLSIFFASEVLPTVVRGAGLGLVVGANFVGKAAAPITAIPNSRGFFLHHVVFASFAILAVLSIMLLPESRGRSLPQSLQDGESQRRPPLFRRPPREDHLPLLDPRAIPHDYSRLAASTKRMLRSPEPPREM
- the SLC22A31 gene encoding putative solute carrier family 22 member 31 isoform X2, with the protein product MLLPPEMTFWDLVCASRWKVPLEQTTHLLGWTLGSVTAGLACDRFGRRPTFLLSLALAVPVGLGVALAVDFLMVLVARLLFGAALAGAFLALYVARLELCDPPHRLGVTMVAGFFWIAGELLLPGLALLCRDWRVLQGAVTMILALLAACWWCPALLLESPRWLLATRQLERARKTLQALAEDNCPQDSLLAELEAVSEGQPRYHSVCEICGTRVIWKNGAILGFAAFIGSGIRHCFTRNLVPHLPHFFSSHLVLVSTEAAACLFVCLTAERFGRRAILLLCTVLTGISSLLLLALTQYLLELIVLTLSVVGTAASHAVTMLSIFFASEVLPTVVRGAGLGLVVGANFVGKAAAPITAIPNSRGFFLHHVVFASFAILAVLSIMLLPESRGRSLPQSLQDGESQRRPPLFRRPPREDHLPLLDPRAIPHDYSRLAASTKRMLRSPEPPREM
- the CDH15 gene encoding cadherin-15 translates to MGPPLLLACLLAPLCARGASPAQPGAATPQAWRQQEAPRRVKRAWVIPPISVSENHKRIPHLLVQIKSDKQQPGGVIYSIKGPGVDEEPLGIFSIDKFSGKVFLNAMLDREENDRYRLRAFALDLGGVTLEDPTDLEIIVVDQNDNRPLFRQDVFTGHVVEGAEPGTCVMTVDATDADDPDTDNAALRYSILEQGAAAMFSINATTGEICTARPGLDRETMGVYNLTVQAADMSGDGLTTTAMAVIYLEDINDNPPEFTKEEFSMEVEEQAAGVDVGKVFVHDKDLAGSPSWLAKFTILEGDPEGVFAIRTDPHTNDGVLSVVKPLDHEVRDRFELTVSVQNERPLEPSAPASPRALATVRVRVRDVNEAPVFRENPRRISVLEGTPPGTAITTYTASDPDTHRIQTLSYALLYDPADWLQLDPHAGTVRTKRELLHPSAFLQGGWYIALVLARDDAEPPLSATGTLSIEIVEVNDHAPQLQPPAGVLCGRPGRGGTLLLGATDDDRPPHGAPFHFQLSPQHPQLARNWSIARFNVTHAVLAVLAELPEGSYSLPLLLRDSGTPPREQQQLLNVSVCHCGRDGTCLDGVLAAATAGAGITLGALMIILGSTILLLVLAGLGAARVRSRRRALRKGLLQRSRDDMRDNILNYDEQGGGEEDQDAYDINQLRHPELFSPRTKPPLRRDAPLRSGTPLAPRKLPSSPSDIEDFINEGLEAADSDPSVPPYDTALIYDYEGSGSVASPLSSIVSSLTDEDQDYDYLSEWGPRFRRLADLYGH